One part of the Streptomyces sp. NBC_00286 genome encodes these proteins:
- a CDS encoding NAD(P)/FAD-dependent oxidoreductase, whose protein sequence is MSSTESVGGTEHTGSTAGGNTARTVVNGGISFWYAQQGLPAPREPLPSDAAADVVIVGGGFTGLWTAYYLKKAAPFLRITVLEQKFCGYGASGRNGGWLYNGIAGRDRHARVHGHEAAVRLQRAMNETVAEVVRVAEEECVDADIHQGGVLEVACTPAQLARLKAFHEAELSFGEKDRELYGARETAERVRVADAVGSTWTPHGARLNPVKLVQGLARAVEALGVTIHESTPVTEIRPKHAVTPYGTVRAPYVLRCTEGFTASLRGQRRTWLPMNSSMIATEPLTPEQWASVGWEGRETLGDMAHAYMYAQRTADGRIALGGRGVPYRFGSRTDNDGRTQPATIEALRELLFRLFPQLTGVEVAHAWSGVLGVPRDWCATVTLDRSTGLGWAGGYVGSGVAATNLAARTLCDLIQQDSGQSGATELTALPWVGHKVRKWEPEPLRWIGVHGMYATYRAADRRERGTQAAQSSRLARIADRVAGR, encoded by the coding sequence ATGAGCAGCACGGAGAGCGTGGGTGGCACTGAGCACACCGGCAGCACGGCCGGGGGAAACACCGCCCGCACCGTCGTCAACGGCGGCATATCGTTCTGGTACGCACAGCAGGGCCTCCCCGCGCCCCGCGAACCCCTCCCCTCGGACGCCGCCGCGGATGTCGTCATCGTCGGCGGCGGCTTCACCGGACTGTGGACCGCGTACTACCTCAAGAAGGCCGCCCCTTTCCTCCGTATCACCGTCCTTGAGCAGAAGTTCTGCGGCTACGGCGCCTCCGGCCGCAACGGCGGCTGGCTCTACAACGGCATCGCCGGACGCGACCGGCACGCGCGCGTGCACGGCCACGAGGCCGCCGTACGCCTCCAGAGGGCGATGAACGAGACGGTGGCGGAGGTCGTCCGGGTCGCCGAGGAGGAGTGCGTCGACGCGGACATCCACCAGGGAGGCGTACTCGAAGTCGCCTGTACACCCGCTCAGTTGGCTCGCCTGAAAGCATTCCATGAGGCAGAGCTGTCGTTCGGTGAGAAGGACCGCGAGTTGTACGGCGCCCGTGAGACCGCCGAGCGTGTCCGCGTCGCCGACGCCGTCGGCTCCACCTGGACGCCGCACGGGGCCCGCCTGAACCCCGTCAAGCTCGTCCAGGGACTCGCGAGGGCCGTCGAAGCGCTCGGCGTCACCATCCACGAGTCGACGCCCGTCACCGAGATCCGGCCGAAGCACGCGGTCACTCCGTACGGCACCGTCCGCGCGCCCTACGTCCTGCGCTGCACCGAGGGCTTCACCGCCTCGTTGAGGGGACAGAGACGCACCTGGCTCCCGATGAACTCGTCGATGATCGCCACCGAACCGCTCACCCCCGAGCAGTGGGCGTCGGTGGGGTGGGAGGGCCGCGAAACCCTCGGCGACATGGCGCACGCGTACATGTACGCGCAGCGCACGGCGGACGGCCGTATCGCGCTCGGGGGACGTGGCGTCCCGTACCGCTTCGGCTCGCGCACGGACAACGACGGCCGTACGCAGCCGGCGACGATCGAGGCGCTACGGGAGCTGCTTTTCCGTCTCTTTCCGCAGCTCACCGGGGTGGAAGTGGCGCACGCCTGGTCCGGTGTCCTCGGTGTGCCCCGGGACTGGTGCGCCACCGTCACCCTCGACCGTTCCACCGGGCTGGGCTGGGCCGGCGGCTATGTCGGCTCGGGAGTCGCCGCCACCAACCTCGCCGCCCGCACGCTGTGCGATCTGATCCAGCAGGATTCCGGGCAGTCCGGCGCGACGGAGCTGACCGCCCTGCCCTGGGTCGGTCACAAGGTCCGCAAGTGGGAACCGGAGCCGTTGCGCTGGATCGGGGTACACGGCATGTACGCGACGTATCGAGCCGCCGATCGCCGTGAACGGGGCACGCAGGCCGCGCAGTCGTCCCGGCTGGCACGTATCGCCGACCGGGTCGCGGGCCGCTGA
- a CDS encoding lactonase family protein — MGAYNTYDRNGRRSDHKTGHRSGHRAKSKSRRVMIGAGVLASVGAVTAAVSVANAGQYARTTSAGADQAVFVQGNELNGNMIHVFARADDGKLSPAGEFATGGKGGDQIDAPTDSLASQGSLVYDDASGMLLAVNAGSGTVTSFRVEGTELKDPKQVDSGGEFPASIAVRGKVAYVMNAGGAGSVQGFTITKKGLKPLKGSHRSLGLDNENVPRFDTSPGEVEFTPDGRNLVVTTKAANTVEVFPMKRNGLPAVDEPVVNKSAGGVPFAISFDKSGKRMLVAEAEKSTVSAYQVKRNGKLKVLQQPLANGQETLCWLVRAGNYFYGGNTGNSTVSGYRMAKSGKLALTNDVGIATPPSANSQGVIDLAVTEDEKFVYVQNAVSGTVDGFRVEKNGALTKVTTAEDLPVFEEAGMEGIAAK; from the coding sequence GTGGGTGCGTACAACACGTACGACAGGAATGGCCGTCGCAGTGACCACAAGACTGGGCACAGGAGTGGGCACCGGGCGAAGTCCAAGTCGCGGCGGGTCATGATCGGGGCCGGAGTGCTCGCCTCGGTGGGGGCGGTGACGGCGGCGGTGTCCGTGGCCAATGCCGGGCAGTACGCGCGCACCACGTCGGCCGGAGCCGATCAGGCCGTGTTCGTGCAGGGCAACGAGCTGAACGGGAACATGATCCACGTGTTCGCGCGGGCTGACGACGGAAAGCTGTCGCCGGCAGGGGAGTTCGCGACCGGCGGCAAGGGCGGCGACCAGATCGACGCGCCCACCGACTCGCTCGCTTCCCAGGGCTCGCTCGTCTACGACGACGCCTCGGGGATGCTCCTCGCCGTCAACGCGGGCAGTGGCACGGTGACCTCGTTCCGCGTCGAGGGGACCGAGCTGAAGGATCCGAAGCAGGTGGACTCGGGCGGGGAGTTCCCGGCGAGCATCGCGGTGCGCGGGAAGGTGGCGTACGTGATGAATGCGGGCGGAGCGGGCAGCGTCCAGGGCTTCACGATCACCAAGAAGGGGCTCAAGCCGCTGAAGGGCTCGCATCGTTCGCTGGGGCTGGACAACGAGAATGTGCCGCGCTTCGACACCTCGCCCGGTGAGGTCGAGTTCACTCCGGACGGCCGCAACCTGGTGGTCACCACCAAGGCCGCCAACACGGTCGAGGTGTTCCCGATGAAGCGGAACGGGCTGCCCGCCGTCGACGAGCCGGTCGTCAACAAGTCCGCGGGCGGCGTCCCGTTCGCGATCAGCTTCGACAAGTCGGGCAAGCGGATGCTGGTCGCGGAGGCCGAGAAGTCGACGGTGTCGGCGTATCAGGTGAAGCGCAACGGCAAGCTGAAGGTCCTGCAGCAGCCGCTGGCCAACGGCCAGGAGACGCTGTGCTGGCTGGTGCGCGCCGGCAACTACTTCTACGGCGGCAACACCGGGAACTCGACGGTCAGCGGCTACCGCATGGCCAAGAGCGGCAAGCTCGCCCTCACCAACGACGTGGGCATCGCCACCCCGCCCTCCGCCAACTCCCAGGGCGTGATCGACCTCGCGGTGACCGAGGACGAGAAGTTCGTCTACGTGCAGAACGCCGTCTCCGGCACCGTCGACGGCTTCCGTGTCGAGAAGAACGGCGCCCTCACGAAGGTCACGACCGCTGAGGACCTGCCGGTCTTCGAGGAGGCGGGCATGGAGGGCATCGCCGCGAAGTGA
- a CDS encoding alpha/beta hydrolase, with amino-acid sequence MDMDTRIVDTIRYTADGQLLDIHQGTDPAAPTVLLWHGRGPAERDVLGALAGTVARLGATVIVPDWRPDADDGGRPHLAASLRFTWDYVPDPARVVLVGWSLGGRAAMATALRPDPPEGWRPAAVVGIAARYNQPEPLLGLPSPMAVCASAPPLPIHLVHGTADRVCDFNNALEFQSVLADCGRPAPLTELTTDHAGAVMAEYAPELGRCRPVHGGTPYEEGLRTARVIASAAGLEVPELDSRGRRAQVNG; translated from the coding sequence ATGGACATGGACACCCGCATCGTCGACACCATCCGGTACACCGCCGACGGTCAGCTCCTCGACATCCACCAGGGCACCGACCCGGCCGCGCCGACCGTCCTCCTCTGGCACGGGCGCGGGCCCGCCGAGCGTGACGTCCTCGGCGCCCTCGCCGGTACCGTCGCCCGGCTCGGCGCCACCGTGATCGTTCCCGACTGGCGGCCCGACGCCGACGACGGGGGACGGCCGCACCTCGCGGCTTCCCTCCGCTTCACCTGGGATTACGTACCTGACCCGGCCCGTGTCGTGCTCGTCGGCTGGTCCCTCGGCGGCCGGGCCGCGATGGCCACCGCCCTTCGGCCCGACCCTCCGGAAGGCTGGCGTCCGGCCGCGGTGGTCGGCATCGCCGCCCGCTACAACCAGCCCGAACCCCTCCTCGGCCTCCCCTCCCCCATGGCCGTCTGCGCCAGCGCGCCGCCGCTGCCGATCCACCTGGTCCACGGAACGGCCGACAGGGTCTGCGACTTCAACAACGCCCTCGAGTTCCAGTCGGTCCTCGCCGACTGCGGCCGCCCGGCTCCGCTCACCGAACTCACCACGGACCACGCGGGCGCGGTCATGGCCGAGTACGCCCCGGAGTTGGGGCGCTGCCGCCCTGTCCACGGCGGCACACCGTACGAGGAGGGACTCCGCACCGCCCGCGTCATCGCGTCGGCGGCGGGGCTGGAGGTGCCCGAACTCGACAGCCGTGGAAGAAGAGCCCAGGTCAACGGCTGA